Proteins co-encoded in one Mus musculus strain NOD/ShiLtJ chromosome 6 genomic scaffold, GRCm38.p6 alternate locus group NOD/ShiLtJ MMCHR6_CHORI29_IDD6_3 genomic window:
- the Klrh1 gene encoding killer cell lectin-like receptor subfamily H, member 1 isoform 2 (isoform 2 is encoded by transcript variant 2; The RefSeq protein has 6 substitutions compared to this genomic sequence) produces MNDERPTYAQLKLSKKSKDKKQSTQKKKEYPWRISVVILGTVCLCLLISSTVFGYWFFQATSNFKIQYEKDKNESAVSSMEVVHSSGLLLTAARKGCYTCQGGWSCCGGKCYFFSEEEKTWDESEASCKVLGSLLAKIDSREEQNFIQSQVNYSYWVGLHKKGSQFQWVHHKDAKLSSDL; encoded by the exons ATGAATGAGGAAAGACCAACATATGCACAGCTGAAATTATCCAAGAAGAGTAAGGACAAAAATCAGTCCactcagaaaaagaaag AATATCCATGGCGCATAAGTGTTGTGATCCTGGGAACAGTATGTCTTTGCCTTCTGATATCAAGCACGGTCTTTGGATATCTGT TTTTTCAGGCTATTTCAAACTTCAAAATTCAATAtgagaaagataaaaatgaaagtgcTGTCTCCTCAATGGAAGTAGTACATTCTTCAGGTTTACTACTTACTGCTGCAC gaaaaggCTGCTATACATGTCAAGGAGGATGGTCTTGCTGTGGAGAAAAGTGTTACTTCttttcagaagaagaaaagacatgGGATGAGAGTGAGGCATCCTGCAAAGTCCTGGGTTCTCTTCTCGCTAAGATTGACAGCAGAGAGGAGCAG AACTTTATTCAGTCACAAGTGAATTACAGCTATTGGGTTGGATTACGTAAAAAAGGAAGTCAGTTCCAGTGGGTACACCATAAGGATGCAAAACTTTCTTCAGATTT atga